ATTAAGACCACAGTCTTATAACTTTGTGACTCCGTACCCTCACCTGGATATTTGTCCGGGAGGATAAGACCTGTCTGCTGTGTTGttaaaggaaataataaatagagtgCGCGCAGGATAAGCTGTTGTGCGTAGCCAAAATCAgaactaatcaaaagtgccgCCATCTTGTCATGTATTTCTATTcccattatattaatttactctttgattTCTATCCatctcttggcgggtaaaaccttcgaccattaataacaggacctgcctcgctaaccgtgaCCCCtttggcaaagatcaaaaatcaatgatctaactgttgctataaaatcgatgtatcattgttgtaatcgttttcgtcgtgtaaataGCTCCCTAGAAATGCCGGTTTCTATAGTTGAATGCtgagaccaattatagaaggacctgtatcgcactcatagtcacgaacaaaattgtctgtcattttctcaggaaaacgagcttagatttggtatatatcttatactaaactagaagtttttgtccgatttttacacaattctattacacaaaaaggtattttacggagctctttaaccgatgatcacgattacaactatttaacaccgattatatagagacagtttttatattcgcattagatcgttgatcatatactttgacagaaaagtaacatctagcgaggcaggtcctatacaataattggtctgaggttgaatggcataaaaaacggccaaaaactggtaatttattaaaaaatggagtattgtttcatttgtaagtatttttatcttgattttatcaaatttgtaataaaaacaatttctgaaaagaatcgattcttttgacggaacagcaaaaaatcgatcaagtaatcgaatattctacgtatatattctgtggatagtctaagcaatgtgtttgttactctatgtaaaaattacgcgtgtgtgtattacgagtcaaatttatagttgtgtgtagtgtatggacacagaatatatttaattgtgttaaatattttcgatatgtgagtttacctcgtccccctcaaaaaacgacagacttttttgttgctgattgggtgcgaaacaggtccatagtcaaAATAGTCAAAGGGGTAAAACAGATCACTAATGCTGGTAACATAATTACGTTAcgccacagattaatagatactgcGTTACGCCGCCAGTCGCGCGCAGGCTTATCTTGCGCGTACTCTAGTTTTGAGTTCTACGAGCGTATCGAATGTAAGTTGTGTTAGTGTTGTGTCGGTTTACTCCGTACCTACATAAATCTTTGATAAATAGCCGgagccgtaaaataaatttaaaaaatcaatttatttcattgACAGTTGACAGTGACACTGACAATGACATTCATCATAAAAGTTGTGTCAAACTGTCAGTGTCAATTCAAATCTATGACTGTGAATCGATGatgtatattttgtgtaaattaatttttgaaatactTGTTTATCCAATTAGCAATTAGTTAATAAAGCAATCTCCCTACAAAGTTATAAGCCGAATTTATTCATTAAGGAAGTTTGTGTTAccttgtaatatattattaatttatcagtAGTGGCCGAAATGTCGTGGGTAAAAGAGAATTGTTTATcattttttcaacttttttgtataaaagtttTAAAGACTGGTAGAATACCACAACATTTAGCTCTAATTATGGACGGAAATCGCCGTTTTGCTCGAAAAGTTAGCATGGCTTGTAAAGATGGACATAGCAGGGGCTTCGATAAACTTTCCGAAGTTTTAAAGGTttgtataaacatttattttcttctATAAGCAAGCtcgacttggggagtaagctgaTGAATGTGATAAGGAGAGGCAAAAGGATATTGAAAGGGAGagttaaagaagttttacttcagttgtgtggtctaaagcacagtcgttttttaatatttttttaagtatttatttatttttttgaaagtttAATGTTTTTTGGGGTTGATTTAGCTGAGATTACGACCGAAAGGGGGTGGATTtccatccttctcctaacaagtttaagataagattgcatcatcaattaccatcagatgagattttagtcaagggctaacttgtaaacaataaaaaataagatcATTTTAAATCACATAACCAATTCAAGTAATTTTCAAGACAACATAACATTTCATATATACAATTAGGCCTGTTTATACATTGCTTTTGAAGTTATTCAAAGATGAATATTTtgttcaatctatactaatctatactaatattataaagaggtaaagtttgtaagtttgtaagtttgtcacattttttaaatggggtaatcttcggaactactggtccgattttaaaaattctttcaccagtagaatgctacattatcggggagtgctataggctatattttatattggtatcatatatactAGCcgagtttttgtcatacaggtcggactgaaaatcctcttaaacagacttattcgcatgcgctgccttaactattgtgtaaaattgaaattaatgtatggagactttatgtatctttaaaagttctacaaaaaagtccgtgaCACCATATATAtctctatcttctatatattagcagatatagtaccttttgtgttttaaaaattattaattttatatacttaggtttacgtcattatttatacaactaaactttaatccttattaaaataaattatttaataatcacaaggatattatggagataagatttgccctgtacagtatgttaattacttaaatagtttcggagataatacaaaatttctaaaagacgcagaaattccgctatatgacgcccggctctttcatttacgtagttcccgttcccgtgtgaatatggggatcaaacatagcctatgacagtcgcaaataacgtagctttctattggtaaaacaattttccaaatcggtccagtagaaccagagattacctcctacaaccacacaaactttacctctttatattattagcatagaagtctctatttctcttggtcataccactactctcgaaggactggaccgattttgctaagggtaggagtaagatagagaagttacagggtagggtagggtacgggtagggaagcgtaggggtagtgtaggggtagggtaggtttagggccgagtttagggtagtggtagggtaggggtagaggtacgggtaggataggcgtgagataggggtacgggtgcgataggggtaggaaagggatagggtacggggagggtaggggtaggatgggggtagggtgtaggtaaggtaggggtagggtaggggtaagttcagggtagggtaagagtagggtgggggtaggggtaggataggttagggtaggggtagggtagatgtaggggttgggtagggtagggttagggtagtggtacggtaggggtagggtagggtaggggtagggtagggtaggggtagtagtaaagttgacatcgaaatttacgcggacgaagtcgcgggcgtccgctagtttagtataaatcAGCTTTTCGTTCATAATTTGCGTTTGGGCCCCATCAGGCAATTCTTCCAAAACCCCTGGTGTCGCTGCTGAGGTCCCATATTATACCCCAGAAGCCTAGGGCACTTATACAATCAAGAATGAAAAAAGCTTTCAATAAATCTATTTTGTAGTTAATAGATGTgtctattatttacttattaataaactatGACATTTTTAAGCTAAAAAGTTATCATTCCAAATttgaaattcatatttttttgtattttgactACTCCTTGAATTTTTTCTTAGCAAACAACAAAAGTTGAATTGAAATTACTAAAGGTACtaaaacaaagaataaaaaacatattcaaACAGGTTATTATGATTACCAAAAAATGTGGCtaaactggaaaatatttaaatgagtaTAAATCTAATTGTCTGTAGGCTGACAAAACTGGAAAGATAAAAATTTGATGTACTAGTAGGTGTAGGTGTGTTTTGTATTGgttctattattaaaatattactgcCAAGCTTATTTCTGCTGCTAAGCAATATTTCTGAAAGACGATGCTTATAAAATTAAAGGAACATGAGGCATaacaagaaggtagtgggaagaaAATGGATGAGGAAGGCAGAGAATTGTGTGTGGTGGTGCTCTCTTggaaaagcctatgtccagctgtgaacgtatacaggctgatgatgaggcttaacatttacatacaacatacaacggaggtcctgggttcaatctctGGCTGGGCCAATTTAGGTTTTCTgaattgtccaggtctggctggtgggaggcttcggccgtggctagttaccaccctaccagcgaAGATataccaccaagcaatttagagttccggtatgatgttgtgtagaatccgaaagaggtgttgattttcattcttttcttaacaagttaagccacttccatcttagattgcattatcactttccatcaggtgagattgtagtcaagggctaacttgtaaagaataaaaaaaaaattatccacTTGACATTTTGAGGAGCAATCTGCTGTTTTTTTCAACTATTACCTTATactaatctataaaaaataatcttgatttcagttttactttatttttaattcattatgtTTACAGTGGTGTCTAGACCTTGGTATTCCTGAAGTGACTGTATATGCATTTAGCATTGAAAACTTCAAGCGAAGCCAGGAGGAAGTGGATGGTCTAATGGAGCTGGCAAGTGACAAGTTCAAGCGACTCTTGGATGAAATGTAAgttataattacaacaaaatgtAAGCAAAGCacaaatgaataatattatcattcatTTTTATCTACAGCCTGTTAtgtggatttaatttttttaattaattatgcaaAATTTGTTAAAGTCATAAAACACACAAACatcctacataaataataagttttgcTAAGTAATTAAGTTACAATCTTACAAAAAAGGATGTGATGagcaaaaagttaaaaaagcaaGTTTGTTTGAAGGTCACAATAATTAGCacgtttaaaatattaccaAAGTCTCTACAAGGATGTATAATTGCATTATTACTTTTAAGATGTTATTTTCCTTATTTAGACATACATACTAAACATACATAGCAATTTCTGGTAAAGTTATAAGTCACTTTGAAATTGAATGTGCCATTGACCTGATActacttatacctacttatatgcGAAATTGTTCAATCAATTCAAATTAATCAggactttaaaaatataaaatattataagtaagtagaataaaataaataaaaaaaatattgttagcaTAATACAGATTGCAGCAAGTAAGATAAACCaccttgagttataaaattagaaataCATGCTTCTTGGATgacctgtaaaataaaaatcttattaatGTCTACTGCCAAAAGGTTGTTAGATAACATCCCAAACTGTTTAATAGTATTCAatatgaatagataataatttatttatttcgctatcatccgcgaaaagctgacgaacccatgcaacaaagtcacccaggtccaacaaaatatgtttcaccccgaaaccggagcatcttcaGATGTTGACTCTTCAACATGCAATTTCACGTTACTTTGTTACATTATGTTAGgaacttctgcaaagtaatGCCTGCTTCTACCCAGTATTCAATGAGTGTCTTTCTTGTACACTTATATTTGCAGTCACCATTATGTTATTTTGTGTGCAGTGATCAAATAAACGAGTGGGGTGTTCGTGTAAATGTGGCTGGGAGATTATCTATTCTGCCAATAGACCTGCAAGCTCTCATATCGAAAGCAATGCTGGCCACAAGACAAAACAATAAGCTCCAACTTAATATTGCCTACGGATATACAGGTAtatgtcattttattttaatatacatatacaatttataattagATTTGGTCTCAGCGTGGCTTGTAGCCAATGACATGGAACTAtctatcagcggcgaagagttcatacaggccgattcctccgggttaccttttaagaatccatacatacatatttatttaatccacaaatatgtatgaaattatGAGAAATAGGAGTTAGTATCAAGCTGTATGATAGCTTATCTTCGTCAAAAtgccatccttcgccactgctatctatttaaataaaaattaatccatatatcccttggtcacgccatcacgcgtgaacggctggaccgatttcattattttttttgtgattgttattgtcaggagaaggtgacagaaaaaaattaaaaaattgaaggggtagggttggggtagtttacatagtttcacgcggacgaagtcgcgggcgtccgctagtttagaaacaaaaaagaaatcattgtaacacggtttacccgtgtggtaatgatgaatgatcattaccaaacgacctgtagaaatgaatagctttgtTGTTATAATGGTTTGTTTGTTCAtaatatggtttgaggttttatagcGAGTAGATTACGAACTCAGAgtagaaaaatactttttagttACGTGTTCAAAACCTTTTAGGCCGTGACGAAATCAGCAGAGCTGCGTCACACATTATAGACGGTGTAAAAAATGAAGAGCTAACAGCAGAGGAGATCGATGAGGAGCTTATATCGCAGAGTTTGGATCTTGGAGAACCAGAATTACTGGTTAGGACATCAGGAGAAGTTAGACTATCAGATTTTATGCTGTGGCAAGTAagtaattcattaattaattattattattattatattgtagaaAATACGAATAAGaagtctgagatggatatgatTGTCTTGTACGATTGTTGATGTCAAGCGATTATGAACCCTATATCTGTAGTAATAGGGTTCTCTGTAACATTAGTAATATGTATCTTTAATCAGCTATTTTAGTACCAGTGTCCTTCTCTAATTTGGCGTTacatagtgatgtgtgtattgtttaagtacatttatttatatcttcatCTATATTTGAATGATGTgtcattattaactaaatagCGAGATGGTTAAATTTTCGACACTTTCTTCCAGGTCGACAGAACAGTCCTGTATTTTTCCAACGTTTTGTGGCCCGAGTTCACGATATGGAACCTGTTGGCAGGCATCATACACTTCCAACGACACGCACCGCCTGCTCTTCAAGACAAAGCGAACACGCCGGCACAACAAGAGTTTCTAGATAAATATGAGACAAGGAAGTGGCAGAAATTGGAGGAAATTGTTGCCTGCTCATAAATGATTGCACTATCTTTTATGTATAGTGCGACATTAAAGAGTagatgttaataaaaatggaacaaataaattagctgtgtggcaacaccacatatactgtcattatcacaaagatctgtcattatagagcaaccaattattattgatacattattaaaatcatagtggAAATTCGGATTAcgatttacaataaatataatttatttaaatgagatttaataaatgtacatcatgaaatcagctatcttattGCCATAACATGATGCtcggggctagatagtgatttGTAAGTATATtccaattatatatatataatatttattaattgatttatattagatagtaatattattttcaacagaTCATTtgaaataagaacataatattatctatgtttaaaataaaataacgattATTATCAAGTAATAATGTAGTTGCAGTCATAGCTTGACAGAACACAGGGTTACCATAAGAACGGCAATAAGTAACTACAGCGCCCTcatgtattttatattcttttgttGCACTGtacttgtaataattttaataagggCAACAATCCTTTTACCAGAATTTTcatattagatatattatgaTGAATAAAACTGTATAATAGATTACAAGTAGCCTGAACAGAGTCAAACTAATGCAGCAGAgaactttaatttattacatgtaGTGATGATTATGCCTCATTATTGTATAGGTAGTCTAAATAgcaatattaacaattatttatttagttcatTATTGCCCTCATaaaattagatattactttttttattattattaaggtaaTTGAATGTATATTATGGAATTGGATAAAatgtaaaaagcaaaaattgtatatcattattttattatgaaataaagttaaaaataaactatctcTAATTATTGCTTTATTCACAACAATACTGCTAATTTGGTTGTACTCAAACCTGTAAAAAATCCTTTTACAGTCCTGTGTTAATTTGATGTTAAAAGAGAATAAATACACAAAGAACTTTAAAATACAgaggtttttttattcaataaagaatatttgtaatGTATGAATTACCTAATAAAGCTTAATTtacctaataatttaatttttaaagtacaAGCAAATTAGCGCTGtatattatagaaaaagaaTCACTTTAACATTATACCAACAATATCAGTTGGAACAGTACGCCTTTCTGccaataggtaataatattgcCAGATTCCTATATTCCGAATTATACCTTGATTCGAATGAAGGCACAATACTTTTGTATTCCAATGCATGTATTACACAATGTGTGTATAAcacacagtatttttttaatttactcaaATTATGAccggaaaattaaattatagcttggcaacttcgttcgtaacactcccgatggccgCGCggccgtgtagcgatgaatgaaaaaccaacTACTGATACACCTCAGTTCCcgacacgcacgatttcacacccgcgcagtctttcccatcgtcgcccgcatatcatgggagtgtcaccaacgaacttgccagactagcTGAAAAGTTCGCTACTAATCCATTCAAAAAATGACGTAATTTCCCATGTTACTAAGTTCAGGCAACCAATAGTGTCTTGACATGTGTTACGTCAGCGACGACGtataaagtccggccgctcagagattgcgtttatGGCAGGTGGGCGATGTAACATGAGGTgggagagagagatagagagagacaaaaaaactaggcaaataaattataattgagtATGACTGTCCCATTCGCACGACCTATtagaaacgcaatttctgagcggtcgGACTTTAAGCGCGCTATGTGAACTCTGTGGtgtttaaaatcttttaaaagttaattttgcagaaaataatgttatgttataatatataaaaaaaagttcatttgaTTTACGTATATGCATTCTAAGATTTTTAGCTGGTTACCTTATGAGAGTATGGGTTCTTATCTGTACGGTTTGGCGATACTGTCTTTACCACCTAGAAATTATATGAGATCCTAgcaatttttaaagaatatataattctaaattGTTTGTACAGATTTATAAGGCATTGTAGGCAGGCACTAGAttgcagcggcgaagagtccataggTACAGGCCGATTCCCACCGGGTTACCTACATATTCATCATATCCATATTCATTTTTGTATTGAATATAtgaaagagctgtgatagcccagtggatataacctctgcctgcaattccggagggtgtgggttcgaatttggTCCAGGGTTATGGGCatgtaaagaaattaaatatcacgtgtcttaaacagtgaaggaaattgtgatgaaacctgcacactcgtgagactcgtgctcagcagtgagccgaatatggatgctgatgatgatgaatgaatacaTATGTATGTAAAATCCCAGCCCATTACCCAGCCACCAATTCGGATTTCGGCAGCAGCATTCCACTGTTGAACAAGTACATAGGGTTTGTGATAAAGTAAGAGAAATtggaaaataaagaatattgctCATCAGTCTTTCTCGATATTCAACAGGCTTTTGATCGAGTCTGGCATGATggtctattatataaaattaaaacacacaTCCCTCATAGCTATTATCTGTTACTGAAATCCTACCTTTCAGAGCGATTGTTTCAGGTAAAGGAAATAGATGTAACAtctaaattttatgaaataaaggctGGCGTTCCGCAGGGTTCAGTTTTGGGGCCTGTGTTGTATACATTATACACCGCAGATCTTCCAGAGGTAAAAGGGGTTACAACTGCTACATTTGCCGACGACACTGCGGTTCtagctaccgacaaagaccctGCAGTTGCTTCAAGGTCTCTTCAAAAAGGTTTAGAAGCAATATCCAAATGGcttcaatcaaataaaatcaatgtcAGCACTTCAAAGTCTGTGCAAGTTACTTTTACGCTGCGCAAAGAAAACTGCCCTCCTGTATTCCTAGATGGAATTGAGCTTCCACATAAAGAGAGTGTCAAATACCTGGGATTGCACCTTGATAGGCGTTTGACCTGGCACCACCATATCAAAACAAAGAGACAAGAGGTTAACATAAGATATATGAACATACACTGGATAGCAGGTCAGAATAGCAAACTATCCATTGATAACAAACTCTTGCTATATAAGGTACTATTGAAGCCGGTCTGGATGTATGGCATCGAGCTATGGGGAAGTTCCAGCAACTCTAACATATCCATCCTGCAAAGGACCCAAAACTTGATTCTGAGAAGGATCTGTGGTGTTCCGTGGTTCATAAAGAATGACGAGATTCACGAGCAACTAAAGGTGAAAACTGTCAATGAAGAGATTGACAGCGTCAcggaaaaatacaaaacacgacAAGGAGTCATCTAAATGTTCTGGcttcaaaattgattcacagAACATATCAGAGCAGGCTTAAAAGAAAGCACATTATTTAAACCTATTAACCTATAAAAACAATGAGGGGATATTCTCACTGGGGAATACACTCGAAAAGCCAAGTTATCACAGAACACATCTGCTTATAGTTATGAtactgatcgcagataaacccagaagaaaaaaaaaaaaaaaatgtatgtaaaatcggagtttgtatcaagcggtctgactttccttttctttgggacggctggCCTTTATCTTTCCATGCTTCGCCACTGCTAGGttgtatacaaataatttagatgATATTTTTCAGAGACAAACAACTGTTTCCCTTGTTTAAAGCGCGTTAAAGTTTGCCTCACAATTTGTACTAAAAATGATATACATTCCATAGATAATAGCGCCCGCGACTCCATGTTTTTCACAGATCAAgtgagaaccatggatttaccCAGATACAATGTAAACTTATGTTAATCTCCATcccatatttcagccaaataggtcAAACACTTACATAAgcttttacaatattagtgctATTTATAATGTAGCATAGCCACATTAAGATTTAGATTGTCACTTATCCATAGATTGATacgcaatagggtagttgacttatatcaaatttaatatttaatatagacAGTATTAATTTCAAAGTGTAGtacaatattagtaaaataagggtccaaaatatattgatatcaaataataaaagttaagaatttcttttaaaacttaatttaaatatcacgtattttttaaaattttcgaaaCCTCAAAAaaactgtcgtccattttgtgacgtcacccTTGATGTAAATGTCGATctaattgttatataatatttttgtcaaacgctccatttgtatgggatttattgtagtgacgtcatgaaacagttcaaatatagactgtcatggccgacattTTTGGCGCGtgttgtcaaaaacatattttaaaactaaaattttcatgtagtcacggcttaaaaaaatatataaaaaaaaaaattcagtctagtagaacattaatgaacaaatttaagaccatttaaaaaaaagtgtcaactagcctattgtgttATCAACTTATGGATACGCTACAAACTAAATCTTAATATGGCTATGCTAcaataatgtaattataatacTACCTTTTCCATATTCATTTCAATCCTACTTATGCTGTACAAAATCATTTTCCTTTCACAGTGTACTTAGAGTATGTTTTTGTTGGATCATAGGGCTCCCATCTTGATGCAGGGAATATATGCTTGTTTCTCTCATACCAAGATCTGGAATTCAAaaacaatttgttattttttcacaCTAGCTCTGCCCTGCGGTTTCAACCTGCATAGATCCTGTCCCTCTGAGGAAATATTGGAAAAAGAAAAGCCATACCAGAATATAATCTATTTTTCTCTTTGCAAAATTTCCGCTACTCTCTACCatactactaaaaaaaatactattcacATACATTCATTAAGTGCAGCATACTATAGacaaaaaatcttttcaaaAAGGGTTAAGTAACAAGCGTAACAGTTAgtcttatttaatactagctgacgccgcgcggtttctcccgcgtggttctcgttcccgtaggaatacggaaataatataaagcctgtagccttcctcggtaaatgtgCTACctaagactgaaagaatttttcaaatcggaccagtagttcctgagattagcgcgttcaatcaaacaaacaaactgttcagctttatatattagtatagaattaaaATATGACACTTTTCACACATGTTACGTAACCAGCTGTTTTCAACAAtttctaatgaaaaaaaatattttatagtaagaAGTACAAAATAAGcgaatgtaaattttaaaatatttcaccatAATCCTGCTAATTATTATGGTAACAAACCTTAGAAGCACTTTCCCCGCGTGTGAGTCTTGCTTTTCTTGTGTGGCGTCATTCACTAATCTTATATCATCAGATGCATCGAACTGGAATAGAGGGCCACTTTTACCCCTCGccttaaaaaaaacacattttttattagataataaaatattatagtatcTGTAGAGCATTTTGCATAGATGTTTTCATAACTCGACgtcatgattttaaaatttattattacatacctTAGTTACAATGAAATCATAAAAAGTGTAGTGATGTGGCAATATCAAGTCCTCTTTCACATACATAAGTTGGTCGGCCGACACAGTTTTGAGTTCACTAAATTCTGGCCTCAAAGTGTCTAAGCATCTTTGAAGAAATTGATATATAGAATTtcctgtaaataataaattattattggttgctgaaatttcaaaaaaaaactttgcttGTATTTTGCTGCTCAACCACCATTTTTCCAGTTAATCTTAGCACcttatttagaatattttttatactacatATTTTACAGAGCAACCAGATTACAAAGTAAGTAATTTTATCAAAGTAACCAATTTTGAAGGTAGGCAATATAATATGCTGTTAACTTGaggttatacattttttataaatagactTTCAGTTTGGTTCAGTTTTAGGGATATAATATTTCGTCAGTGATATTATGTGAATCACTGACAAACAACCTTAAAACTGAAAAATGTTTAGTAATATCATGTATCTATGACAGATAGTTGAAAAGATATAGTGTAAGTATAGTAAGTTCAATTTGTGCTCCCTGTGCCCAGCAGTTTCCCTTTGCGACAAAGGGTGGGGCACATCATCGTGGATTAAACTAACTACACCTTATAAAATCACCTTTTTTCAGTGTAACATTACGCCTATGCCCAGAACCATCCCAATAGCTGAATGTAACAGTAATAGGCTCATCCTTGAGGCTAGCTTGAGTCATGACCCACTCTAGCCTGAGTTCTTCCCGTAACTTCAAGTCTGCCTCTTCTCTT
This window of the Bicyclus anynana chromosome 6, ilBicAnyn1.1, whole genome shotgun sequence genome carries:
- the LOC112055281 gene encoding protein FAM50 homolog isoform X2, giving the protein MAHYKGAASEAGRAMHLMKKREKAQQEIELRKKKIEEDLKIDNIENKFATHYDAVEQQLKSSTIGLVTLDEMKAKQEHIVREREKKLAQKKAEKEKERQKEIEAKQAQKNKQKRQIQALSFDLNEDEDDSEDEIEEKTETAWQDQSEVVCKKIKKNPDVDTSFLPDREREEADLKLREELRLEWVMTQASLKDEPITVTFSYWDGSGHRRNVTLKKGNSIYQFLQRCLDTLRPEFSELKTVSADQLMYVKEDLILPHHYTFYDFIVTKARGKSGPLFQFDASDDIRLVNDATQEKQDSHAGKVLLRSWYERNKHIFPASRWEPYDPTKTYSKYTVKGK
- the LOC112055281 gene encoding protein FAM50 homolog isoform X1, with translation MAHYKGAASEAGRAMHLMKKREKAQQEIELRKKKIEEDLKIDNIENKFATHYDAVEQQLKSSTIGLVTLDEMKAKQEHIVREREKKLAQKKAEKEKERQKEIEAKQAQKNKQKRQIQALSFDLNEDEDDSEDEIEEKTETAWQDQSEVVCKKIKKNPDVDTSFLPDREREEADLKLREELRLEWVMTQASLKDEPITVTFSYWDGSGHRRNVTLKKGNSIYQFLQRCLDTLRPEFSELKTVSADQLMYVKEDLILPHHYTFYDFIVTKARGKSGPLFQFDASDDIRLVNDATQEKQDSHAGKVLLRFVTIIISRIMVKYFKIYIRLFCTSYYKIFFFIRNC
- the LOC112055282 gene encoding dehydrodolichyl diphosphate synthase complex subunit DHDDS, which translates into the protein MSWVKENCLSFFQLFCIKVLKTGRIPQHLALIMDGNRRFARKVSMACKDGHSRGFDKLSEVLKWCLDLGIPEVTVYAFSIENFKRSQEEVDGLMELASDKFKRLLDEIDQINEWGVRVNVAGRLSILPIDLQALISKAMLATRQNNKLQLNIAYGYTGRDEISRAASHIIDGVKNEELTAEEIDEELISQSLDLGEPELLVRTSGEVRLSDFMLWQVDRTVLYFSNVLWPEFTIWNLLAGIIHFQRHAPPALQDKANTPAQQEFLDKYETRKWQKLEEIVACS